A window of Candidatus Eisenbacteria bacterium contains these coding sequences:
- a CDS encoding HAMP domain-containing protein — MIPHISLRWKILVLVLLTPAVLAAATLLTVNRNVSAHVDSSSIHESLEHAVSVFESVLQTRSRELAGGARVIARDPRFFSLLMLGPSQSDSRFVATMRGMAKDFNQIAQTDVFEVLDRRGRVLASVGAASSSRDARAGFVRAVLKGQPVEGILVERKLHFQVALTPVFADGRIVGALLMGREIGPALAHELRTMMKSEVTFVSGAEITGTTLEGPKERAALLAELARLSADPAVDPNLRPVERVKAGGQEFLTLVRRLPGSDPGAAQWYAMQRSFDPETEFAGRMRRHLLVLAAIALLAAGITGLLFSEQILRPIQSLVQGAREMEKGNYDYPLKVKNNDELGYLANRFADMRRQARAYFGGLEQAERLKSRFLAVASHELRTPISVLIGYHDVLANGELGAINPAQAGALQKMRSHLDRLTRLAEDSARFARVTGERLELDFQPQDVQSLVREAVNAGRAAGSGRSVRVEFVCEAGDLTIEADSQSLAHAIFQLVANGIRFTPDGGRVDVRVTRHGERLHVEVRDSGIGIDVEGIGSALANGFSAADSLTYHSARGLEFNARGLGLGLPIASAIVQAHGGTIRAQKGAEGGSLFVIDVPLKRPVEMSEAA; from the coding sequence GTGATCCCCCACATCAGCCTGCGCTGGAAGATCCTCGTGCTGGTGCTGCTGACGCCCGCGGTGCTGGCCGCGGCGACGCTGCTCACCGTCAATCGCAACGTCTCCGCGCACGTCGATTCGTCGAGCATTCACGAGAGTCTCGAGCACGCGGTCTCGGTGTTCGAGAGTGTGTTGCAGACGCGCTCGCGGGAACTGGCGGGCGGCGCGCGTGTGATCGCGCGCGATCCGCGCTTCTTCTCACTGCTGATGCTCGGACCCTCGCAGTCGGACAGCCGCTTCGTCGCCACCATGCGGGGCATGGCGAAGGACTTCAATCAGATCGCCCAGACCGACGTCTTCGAGGTGCTCGACCGCCGCGGTCGCGTACTGGCCTCGGTGGGCGCTGCGAGTTCGTCGCGCGATGCGCGGGCGGGGTTCGTGCGCGCCGTGCTCAAGGGTCAGCCGGTCGAGGGCATCCTGGTCGAGCGAAAGCTCCACTTTCAGGTCGCGCTTACGCCGGTCTTCGCCGACGGTCGCATCGTGGGTGCTTTGCTCATGGGTCGCGAGATCGGCCCGGCGCTCGCGCACGAGTTGCGCACCATGATGAAGTCCGAGGTCACGTTCGTTTCGGGCGCCGAGATCACCGGGACAACGCTCGAAGGACCTAAGGAGCGCGCCGCACTGCTGGCGGAACTGGCGAGACTCTCGGCGGACCCGGCGGTCGACCCGAATCTTCGCCCGGTCGAGCGCGTGAAGGCGGGCGGGCAGGAGTTCCTGACGCTGGTGCGTCGCCTGCCGGGCTCCGATCCGGGCGCTGCGCAGTGGTACGCCATGCAGCGGAGCTTCGATCCCGAAACCGAATTTGCGGGCCGCATGCGACGGCACCTGCTGGTGCTGGCCGCGATCGCGTTGCTGGCGGCAGGCATTACCGGGTTGCTGTTCAGCGAGCAGATCCTGCGCCCGATCCAGAGCCTGGTGCAGGGCGCGCGCGAAATGGAGAAGGGGAACTACGATTATCCGCTCAAGGTGAAGAACAACGACGAGCTCGGATATCTGGCGAATCGCTTCGCCGACATGCGACGTCAGGCGCGCGCGTACTTTGGCGGACTCGAGCAGGCCGAGCGGCTCAAGAGCCGCTTCCTCGCCGTGGCGTCGCACGAGCTGCGCACTCCGATCAGCGTGCTGATCGGCTATCACGACGTGCTAGCCAATGGCGAACTGGGTGCGATCAATCCAGCCCAGGCGGGCGCGCTTCAGAAGATGCGTTCGCATCTGGATCGGCTCACGCGACTGGCGGAGGACTCGGCACGCTTCGCGCGTGTGACGGGTGAACGCCTCGAGTTGGACTTCCAGCCGCAGGACGTCCAGTCGCTGGTGAGAGAGGCCGTCAACGCCGGACGCGCGGCCGGATCGGGCCGTTCGGTTCGGGTCGAGTTCGTGTGCGAAGCCGGCGATCTGACCATCGAAGCCGACTCGCAGAGCCTCGCGCACGCGATCTTTCAGCTGGTTGCCAATGGAATCCGCTTCACTCCCGACGGAGGGCGCGTCGACGTGCGAGTGACCCGCCACGGCGAACGACTGCACGTGGAGGTGCGCGATAGCGGCATCGGCATCGACGTCGAGGGAATCGGCTCGGCGCTCGCGAACGGATTCAGCGCCGCCGATTCGCTGACCTATCACTCGGCGCGAGGGCTCGAGTTCAATGCGCGCGGCCTCGGCCTCGGACTGCCGATCGCGAGCGCGATCGTGCAGGCCCATGGCGGAACGATTCGAGCTCAGAAGGGGGCCGAAGGCGGCAGCCTGTTCGTGATCGACGTGCCGCTCAAGCGCCCGGTGGAGATGTCGGAAGCCGCCTGA
- the pyrR gene encoding bifunctional pyr operon transcriptional regulator/uracil phosphoribosyltransferase PyrR — translation MALKEKAEIIDAEGIRRIVTRIAHEIVERNKGIEEVVLVGIRRRGVPLASRIAAKIAEFEGKAPVEGTLDITLYRDDLSLVAHQPVVGTTEIPVDIKDKILVLVDDVLYTGRTVRAAMDALIDHGRPRAIQLAVVVDRGHRELPIRADFVGKNVPTSKKEVIGVKLLEIDGIDSVVIKEIND, via the coding sequence ATGGCGCTCAAGGAAAAGGCCGAGATCATCGACGCCGAGGGCATCCGGCGCATCGTGACCCGCATCGCGCACGAGATCGTCGAACGCAATAAGGGCATCGAGGAAGTCGTGCTGGTGGGCATCCGCCGGCGGGGCGTGCCGCTGGCGAGTCGGATCGCCGCCAAGATCGCCGAATTCGAGGGCAAGGCGCCGGTCGAGGGCACGCTCGACATCACGCTCTACCGCGATGACCTGTCGCTGGTCGCGCACCAGCCCGTGGTGGGCACGACCGAGATCCCGGTCGACATCAAGGACAAGATCCTCGTGCTGGTGGACGACGTGCTCTACACCGGTCGCACGGTGCGTGCCGCCATGGATGCACTGATCGATCACGGCCGGCCGCGGGCGATTCAGCTCGCCGTCGTGGTGGATCGTGGCCACCGCGAGCTGCCGATCCGGGCCGATTTCGTGGGAAAGAATGTCCCGACTTCGAAGAAAGAAGTCATCGGGGTCAAGCTCCTCGAGATCGACGGCATCGATTCGGTCGTGATCAAGGAAATCAACGACTGA